The Thamnophis elegans isolate rThaEle1 chromosome Z, rThaEle1.pri, whole genome shotgun sequence DNA window ACGTGGCAGCCAGCACCGGGACGTCCGAATTGGAGCACTTGGAGCAAGTCCTGGAGGCCGTGCCACAGATCCGCTACATCTGCCTGGACGTGGCCAACGGTTACTCTGAGCATTTCGTCCAGTTCTTGAGCGATTTGCGGAAGAAGTTCCCTCATCACACCATCATGGTACGTGTGGATGTCCTTCTTGTTCCACTTCAGGAGGCAAAACAGGGAAGGGTTGTGGCCCATCGGTGgccagattcggagagtgagaaggttggggaggaagatgggccagtcctggagtctgacgagggctctgtgtcggaggcagagagggggccagggccgtccgacagttctcagctgccttcggagtcagacatcagtgaggcagaagaacagctggagcctgttcccagtgtgcgcatgcacagagttgccagacgaagggaagagctaaagaacaggggtcgacttgggaggaaggccacaggtggacggtgaatggcccctcccagaggaaataaaagaggagcgaaaggggagtggagcttgcaggagttcgcttcattggttactgactccgagactcctggccaagttgtacagagatcggcctggctggtctccaagccagataaggtcggtgaccgtaaatcctcccttgaaagactttggctggatgggaatgagcagaattcacagccaatgaataaaaggggtttttgtcgggaccaggagttagttttatgctcttgggaagccgcGCTCAGAACAGGAAGatatttaagattttttaaaaagaatatttttaagatttccacatgcctaaggcaggactagaattcactgtctcctggtgattgtcccaaagtcatccagttggctttcatgtctaaggcgggactagaactctctatctcctggtgattggcccaaagtcatccagctggctttcgtacctaaggtgggactagaactctctatctcctgatgattggcccaaagtcatccagctggctttcgtgcctaaggtgggactagaactctctgtcccctggtgattggcccaaagtcatccagctggcttttgtgcctaaggtgggactagaactctctgtcccctggtgattggcccaaagtcatccagctggctttcgtgcctaaggtgggactagaactctctatctcctggtgattggcccaaagtcatccagttgactttcctgcctaaggtgggactagaactctctgtcccctggtgattggcccaaagtcatccagctggctttcatgcctaaggcgggactagaactctctgtctcctggtgcagggcccaaattcacccaggtggctttcattTCGAAGGCTggaactcaccatcacctggtgatgggcccaaagtTGCCTAGCTGCTTTCATGTGGGTCTCACCCATTTCCCGCCCCTCTCTCTTTTGCCGCACCAGGCCGGGAACGTCGTGACAGGAGAAATGGTGGAGGAGCTCATCCTGTCGGGAGCCGACATCATCAAAGTGGGCATCGGACCAGGTGACGTTGGTTATTCCCCGTAGATTCATCCTTTCCCCTTAAAGCCGGGCTAAACATTTCAATCTAGGTTGCCTTGTAAGGGACCGTTACGATTCTTGCTGGCTTAATCCTGGCTTGTTTCAGGCTCCGTTTGTACCACCCGGAAGAAGACCGGAGTGGGTTACCCTCAACTCAGTGCCGTCATGGAGTGCGCAGACGCGGCCCATGGCCTCGGAGGACACATCATTTCGGTGAGAAATCATGGAGAAATCCATTCTTGGCCACTAGAAGACTtcgtctcccagaattccctagccagctccTTTTTTTCACTCTGCCAAAGTCATATTACGCTTACTGCATACCCACCatctattaagaaagttaccctatatggctggctgaggaattctgggagttgaagtccaccattcttaaagtgaccaaggttggagacccctgatttaagacctgtggacttcaactcccagaattccccaaccagttcctttttttcactttgctgaagtcatattaCACTTGCTGCATACCCACCGTCTATTAAGAAAGTTATCCtatatggctggctgaggaatctaTCTATCTcgtctctctatccctctatctatctacctactggtgtctatctctatcatctctctctctctctctctcttcctacctctatctcatatctctgtatctctcttatcatctatctatctatctatctatctatctatctatctatctatcatctatctatctatctatctatctatctatctatctatctatctatctatctatctatctatctatctaccatccatctatccatccatctatcatctatctgtctgtctgtctatctacctacctatatctctctatctcatctttctctatctctatccctctaccggtatctctctctctctgtctctgtctctctctctatttatctctatcatacctatctctctctctctctctctctctctctctctctctcatatctttgTATCtctcttatcatctatctatctatctaccatccatctatccatctatctatcatctatctgtctgtctatctacctacctatatctctctatctcatctttctctatctctctatccctctaccggtatctctctctttctctctctctgtctctctctatttatctatctatcatacctatctctctctctctctctctctctctcaaatctctgtatctctgtatctcttatcatctctctatctatctaccatccatctatccatcgatctatcatctatctgtctgtctatctacctacctatatctctctatctcatctttctctatctctctatccctctaccggtatctctctctttctctgtctctctgtctttatctatctatctatctatctatctatctatctatctatctatctatctatctatctatctatctatcatacctatctctctctctctctctctctctctctcatatctctgtatctctgttatcatctctctatctatctaccatccatctatccatcaatctatcatctttgtctgtctgtctatctacctacctatatctctctatctcatctttctctatctctctatccctctaccggtatctctctctctctgtctctctccctctgtctctctctctctctatttatctatctatcatacctctctctccctctctctctctctctctctcatatctctgtatctctgttatcatctatctatctaccatccatctatccatccatctatcatctctgtctgtctgtctatctacctacctacctatatctctctatctcatctttttctatctctctattcctctaccggTATCTCTcgctccctctgtctctctctctctgtctctctctctatttatctatcatacctatctctctctctctctctctcccaccctccctccctattatctatctatctatctatctatctatctatctatctatctatctatctatctatcatctatctatctatctatctatctatctatcttctatctatctagctctgtattaaagtggttttttttttgccttttgacATAATTTTCTCTTGCCGTACCACAAGCCGGTTGAACGATTCCTGGTCCATCCAACCAAAACAGCCTTAATTGTCAGAATGATCATTTAGCAGCCACAAAAGTTTGAGAAGCTCAGCTTAATCATTACTTCCCTGACCCTCCTCTTGGTCTGGCTCATGTtgaacccctccccctttgctctGGCCGTTTGATTTGTCTGCTTTCGCAAGAACGGAACTCGTGTCTCCTTtaggacgggcgggggggggggataaaataaaacaaaacacgaAAAGGACGAGGTTAAATTTCTTACGCTCTCTTTTCTACAGGACGGAGGCTGCCAATGCCCAGGGGATGTGGCCAAAGCTTTCGGTAAACATTCCCGTTTTCCAAATTCTGCCGGTTAGGTTTGCCGAGGTGACGCCGGGACGACGCcgggaagtcctcgacttaacgaccacaatgCAAGCCGGGATTTCAACAGTTCAGccagttggggaaaaaaaaaatccccccaatTTTTATGACTTTCTTTTCATGGTCGTTTAAGCCAGTCGCTgcaagttgttaagcgagtcttgcggtcgttaagcaaatctgccttATCCCTTTTGATCGCTTGTCCAGAAGCCTGTGGAGGGGGCGGGGGGAAGTCACAGGTGTCACACGTGACCCCTGGATGTTAAATCCATGTCAAGTGCCAACCGCCCGAAATTGGGTAGGGAGGTTCCGACGACGGTTGTAAGCGCGAGGACTGGCTTGTAAGCCACTTTCACCCCCGGGTGTGGTGGTAACGTAGGTCCCCAAACTGATGGTTTGAAGTCTGCCTgtctagtcctcgacttatgaccccaattgagcccggagtttctgtcgctaagcgaaacattttttAAGGGTAGTTGCAACattccttgccacaattgttttACATCAGCTGCTGCAGTTGTTTAATTTAGTCACTCTATATAATGACGCTATAATCACACGCTCAAAAGGGACGCAGTGGTGAAGGCGCTGAGCTAGtcggatcagaaaggtcggcagttcggcggttcgaatcccaagtgccgcgtaaacagagtgagctcccgtgacttgtcccagcttctgccaacctagaattttgaaagcacgtaaaaaatgcaagtagaaaaataggaaccacctttggtgggaagggagcagcgttccgTGCGGCTTCGGCCTTGAGTCATGccgcccacatgaccacggagacgtcttcggacagcgccggctcttcggctttgaaacggagatgagcaccgccccctagagtcgggaataagtAGCACAGATGTACGAGAGGAACACacacattctctccctctctctctctctctcgccattaaaattatttccttgtgggggtttttccccccctcctgatTCCTTAATATGGATTATTGGGGATAGATAGTGGTCCTtgctttacgaccacaattgaggccaaaatttcagttgctaagcgagacatttgttaagggaggcTTGCCTCCTTTTTACCACctgccttgccacagttgttaagcgaatcgtcaCCGTGCTTTAGGAGTTAGGTGAATCTGGACACACGCCCCCCTGGATTTTGCTCttcagatggtcacaaaaggggaatcacgtgacctcaggacactctgaccgtcataaatgtgagtcagttgccaagcggctggattttgatcacaggatcatgGGGAATGCCACatcagttgtgtgaaaaatggtcacttttttcagtgcccttgaagtctggtcactaaatgcactgttgtaagtcaaggagtatgtgtatatgtctgtctgtctatctctctatctcatcactctctatccctctatctatctaccctacTGGTATCCATCTCTAtgatctctctttctccctccctccctccctccctccctccctccctccctccctccctccctatctatctcatatctctgtatctctctatcatctatctatatctcacctctctttctctcatctatctatctatctatctatctatctatctatctatctatctatctatcatctatctatctatcatctatctatctatctatctatctatctatctatctatctatctatatctatctatatctatatctcatctttctctcatctatttatatctatctatctatctatctatctatctatctatctatctatcatctaatctcatCTATATATTTATcgatctatctctcatctcttactctcatctatctattgatctattgatCTATATCTCaactctctctcatatctatctatctatctatctatctatctatctatctatctatctatctatctatctatctatcatctatctatctaatttctcatctatctaatctcatctatatctatctatctatctatcatctatctatctatcatctatctatcatctctatctatctagatatcggtctctcttctgtttcacatctatctcatctatttatctatctcattTATctcatctgtctatatctatctaccggTCTCatttatctgtcatctatctatttatctatctatctacctatctacctacctacctatctttctatctatttatctatctatctaatctatctctctatccctgtctatctatctttctatctatctatgtgggGGAGCTGTTGGTTTTGCTCATATAATTCAAATTTCCCCTCGCAGGCGCTGGTGCAGACTTTGTGATGGTGGGGGGCATGTTGGCGGGACACACCGAATCCGGGGGGAACCTGATTGAAAAAGAAGGCAAGCAATACAAGCTTTTTTACGGCATGAGCTCCGAGGTGTCCATGAAGAAATACGCCGGAGGGGTGGCCGAATATCGGTAAGGAAGCTTGAGAACGGTCAGTGGGATCGCTGGGCCGTTAAAATTCCCCCATTCCTCCATGTTGGATTTGCAGCTGGGAAGGATCCCTGCTTCTCACAGAACTCTTTATAGGAGGAGTATAAGGTTTTATATATAAACCCTGTGGAATAAGGTTTCctacttaagcagggggttggactagaagaccttcagggtcccttccaacacttgttattctatatatttttctataaatataagaATAACAAGCATGTACGAGTAAGAGAGAAGGGTCCATTCTCAAGTGACAAAGTGATGGGTTTTCCTTTGGGGTTTGGGAAGATCCCCTCAGGGATCTGATCAAGGGAATaaactagatcaggggtctccaaccttggcaactttggacTACAACTCCTAGAATGCCTGCCACCAGTTTCCTGCTATCACCGAGGGAGGGACACTTCAAGGAAAGTCCTCCAAtggcagacctccaaggtcctttccagccctatgtCTCTAtggtgctggctgggaattctgggagctgaagtccacaagtcttaaaagttgccaaggttactagacccctttaagacttgtggacttcaattcccagaattccccagccagcaccatGGAGACAtagtgctggaagggaccttggaggtctgccaATGGAGGACTTTCCTGAAGCGCCCCTCCCTCCGTGTTAGCAGGAAATGCTCCATGGAAAGGttgttatcagtggtgggtttcaacatttttttagaacccattctgtaggagtggcctattttgtgggtgtggcttggaggtcatgtgaccaggtgggagtggccaacttgtaaaatgtggttaagctcatttaacaacgctcttgcttagcaaccaaaattttgggctcaattgtgatcataagttctctttttcttccttccttctatctctttctttctttccttcctttctttttctccctttctttctttccttcctttctcttctttcttgtctctctccccccactttctttctttctgtctttctctctcttccttcctttcattctcttacact harbors:
- the GMPR2 gene encoding GMP reductase 2, whose translation is MPHIDNDIKLDFKDVLLRPKRSTLKSRSEVDLLRSFTFRNSKQTYTGIPIIAANMDTVGTFEMAKALSKFSLFTAIHKHCALQEWKEFAAQNPDCLQNVAASTGTSELEHLEQVLEAVPQIRYICLDVANGYSEHFVQFLSDLRKKFPHHTIMAGNVVTGEMVEELILSGADIIKVGIGPGSVCTTRKKTGVGYPQLSAVMECADAAHGLGGHIISDGGCQCPGDVAKAFGAGADFVMVGGMLAGHTESGGNLIEKEGKQYKLFYGMSSEVSMKKYAGGVAEYRASEGKVVEVPFKGDVEHTLRDILGGIRSTCTYVGAAKLKELSRRTTFIRVTQQVNPIFGGEDQP